A segment of the Amblyomma americanum isolate KBUSLIRL-KWMA chromosome 6, ASM5285725v1, whole genome shotgun sequence genome:
ATAGTCAATTTTTCTGACATTTAATGTACATAAAACTGAAAAGCAGGCTTCTGCGAGAAGAGTTACACAAGTTTACATGAGTGCTTATATAAGACAGAATTTCCAAGTTACATTTTTTCTCTTCCTGAATCCATACATGTGCAACACAGGTGACTGAACTGTTTTGATTCCAGTCTTCACAGCTTTTAAGTCTTGGATCTTCAGACAATAAAAATACCACAAGATTTTAAACAGACAGCACCGACAATTTGCTCACATAAATAACAGCACTGTTTCCTCATTGCTAGAAAGAAGTGCCCTGCGCATATCTGTACTCAATTTCTTATGGTAAATACGAAGTTAAATGCGACTGCTCACCAAAGTGCAAAATGTCCTTCCTTTGTTATTATGCCCGCTAAGAAGTACACCATACATCCCACAACAGCCTTTTGCTTCACACAAGTTATGAGGAGTGTTAGAAGGCCCGTGATCTGTATGGACGAAAACTGATATACCCTGGCAGTTATCACGCATCGTCTCTGGAATAAGTGAAGGGAAAGATGTCTTTAAAAGACTCAGCAGCACAGTTACAGCTGTCACAATCAAGCAACCTCGCCATGCTTTTCACTGCCGTACGACCGTcaagtctctctctctcccccatcTGGGCAACAATCCTTCACAAGCGAAATTtatttcactgcttttaggcagAAGCACAGACTGTTACATGTCATCGTCATGGCCCTACATCAACAGGTATTTTTTTTGTGAAAGGTTTATTTCCTAGCTTATTTACGCTGGCGCTTCTGTGCCCCTCTTGACATGAACCTGTCAGGAGAGAGCGCCGTGGGGTGCATCATATTAGGGGTGGTGTAGGAGGGTGGATGCTTGGAAACGCGACCAGGTTTCTGCCAAAATGATGCGTCATATGCATGAAAAAATGGCGAGAAATGAAAAAGGGCAAACAAAAATGATCTGCAGAGGCCCAAACCACACAGATTTAAATGGCCTGGCCCAAGTAACTCGAATATATTTTTTATATGTACCGAAATAAACAGTGCAAAACACAAAGCAGAATGACCAGGAGACGATGAGACATCTGCTGTTCACTGGTGAATCGGAATGATGGACCATTAAAATGCGGTTTTTCTATGCCATCACAGAGCAACCTTGAGTAGCAGAGAAGTGGACGAAGAAAACGACTGTCCAAAAAAGACCACAAATGACCTTTGATTAGGATTTTTGCTAACTTTCAAGGTGTATATAATTCTAACATTTCGCAGGCATAGCTATAATAGCCCTATCTATGCAATGGGCTTGTTATTTGGTATGCCCAAGCTTGGTTAGGGAACCATCAAGGTTAGGTCTGATAATGTGCAAGAAATGAATGAAACTTAAGCTGCCACGGTAAACTGTTCTTATAACAATACAAGACAACCTAGTTCAAACTGATATGAACCAGTACTTTTATACCTGATAAAAAGTGATACCAACCACCTTGAATAGCAGTAGACAAACCTTCCACATGTGAATGCATTTAAGCAATGAAAGAAGTTGTGTTCTGTACAGCTGCACAGTAGTATGCAGAAGAGGCAAAGCTTATAATTTGACTGAAACAAGTCTTAGCGTCAGCAAGCGTTCCTTTTTGAAGGCACCAAAAACAGCCGTATTACCCATTGTATTGCTTAGCGTTCAGCAGTGAAGCACGAGCTGGCGAGTCAACACAGAAGCACACAACATTCACTGCTGACTGCACAACTTTGTCGGCAAAGGACCACGTTAAGCTGCCCATAGTGTGGAACTTGTCGACAAAAGTCTTCAAGTAGAGGTGAGTAGGTGGGTGATCTTAGGCAAACCAAATGGCACCGATTAGGATGTTCTTCCAACGATATAGAAGAGGGAGCTCATTAAGCACTGCTTGAATAGGCCAGATTGATCCTTTACTGGACTTAAATACTGGCGATCCATCGCTGTTAGCGGCAAAAGTCAGGTCACTCCACTTCAAGTTCCTTTCGCGGCGGACCTTTCTGTACATGACCCATCTGTGATGTCCCTGTAGGCTCCCCGATCAGTTTCAGCTGTCAGTTTCTGGAGGTTGGTGCCAACCACATCCCCAAACTTCTTTAAGTCACACTGTAGCTGATGCTTCAGATCAACAGTGATAAAGAAGCTTCCTTTTTTCACCAGCTTTGCCACAGTCATTGTAGCTGCACAAGTAGTGCAGCGCTGAAGATCCAGCCCGCAGCTTGATGTCAGGGACTGGCATGTTGGACCGTATGTGTGAACTTCGACCATCCTTGACTTGTGAAGATCCCATAATTTCCTGAAGCCATATTTTGTAGATGGGAAGATGTTCTGGCCTAGTACCGCATTCAACAGCTTCAACAAGCTGTCCACTTGAGTCCAAGGAAGgccagcagcaacaacaaatgTCAATACCAGCAGCATCGCCAGCAGGAGGGTAGTGTCTTGGTGTGGAAGGTTTGACTCTGAGTTAACCCTTATAAATTCCGACAAGCCTTCATCAGGGTCCTCCAGCACATGGTTATCAAGCCCATCGGTATCCTCATGGAGTCTTGGCAGTTGTTCATCAGACATGCTGCCATCAAGATGCTGGCTTGAAGGTTCATCATCCAAGTTGGGATGACTTGTAGAAGCGTTGTCATGCACCTCATCTTCAGCTTGCTGCAGAAATCATTGAAAAAGCTTCATCAGCAACCGAAGAAAAAATATCAGTATTCAAGTGAATGTCTGCAATCTGTTCTTGTATACGCTGAGTTGGTATCATTCCGCACGAACATCATTCCAATTCCCTCCACATTCAGTTGCCACATTTCAATTCCCTCCACATTCAGTTGCCCATTCACTTGCCCATGCATGGGACAAGCATTAGCACAACTGAGTGTGCAAGAAACATAGGCAAATAAAATGGAACTTTTTATCGTAATACTGCATTTCCACGGTTCAAAAGCAGCTAAAATTAAACTATCAAAAATGACTCACAAGAAACCGAACATGCAATTTCGGGTTCAGGTGCCAAGCACCTAACAACTTAGCCACCACAGCAAGTCTAAGTGCACATATCTATGTGGCTTCGCTTGAATGCAAGAATCGCCTCTGAACACATCGTTCCTTCACTGCGGGCACTCCGAGAGCGCTCTAAACAAGTTCACTCGCCTCTGTACATCAATATATACTTTTTCCCCGCAGGAGGCGAAAGTAAATATTTGTATCCGGGGggaactgggggggggggggggggcgctttgcatgctgaacacgaaCGCTGTTAAAAGAACTGGGAAGGTGTACAAAGTGAAATTGGGGGATGCCGCGCCCCTTTAGATACGTGCCAAGCACAACGGCTCACCTCTGAAGCTTCACCATTCGATGATATCTTTGCCACTGGCTCCACGTGGTTTTTCGCGGAACTTTCGCAGACGACGTACCAGGCTCAAAATAAGCAAGGTGCCGTGTTTTAGGAGGCATGCTGCGATAAAGTACGCGACCTGCTGGTAAAAGAAAGCCTTTGGACCCAGTACCGCCGCTAACAGTAACTAAAAGCGCTGGCGCAAGTACACGTCCAGAAAGGCGGCACAGATGAACAGCAGCACACAACGGAGCCGAGACATCACAGAAAAAGACTGCGGCGAAAGCGGTATTGGCTCTCGGAGGGGCAGTTTCGGCCTCCACAGTTACGTAACCACCACGCCGCCACTTTGCACAACTGAACTCTCAAAATCCTAATATTTTTCATTAATACAGGCATAAATGACAGTCCTTCGCAGTAGATGTAAATCTGTGCGCAGGGACAGTTTTTATGAGTCACTAATGAACATGCATCCTTATAAAAGGGCCGCGAATACAGAGAGAGGTCAGGGAGAAGGGGCAGACGGTCTCATTTGCGCTTAACAAAACACATGCGAACCAATTGCACCATTCATGGAGGACAGACAAATTTCTTCCTCCATGGAATGATACATTGCTAGGACTTAATTTTCCCGTCGAAAAATGGGATCCTGCACGGTTCTCGCATGTGAAATTTCAATAAGCCCTGCATTTCGTGCCACACCGTATTCGGATACCTGCAACATTTCCGCTTCGCTTCGTTCGCAATCCCTTTCATACGCCTTTCGATATCGCTGATATTGCATGCGCCTTTCGATATCGCTGATATTTGATATGCCTTTCAATGCCGCTCGATATTATGCTCCACATGGGCTGTCAGCAACAAATGAAGTGCGTACAAGACAAATCAAAATACGAACAGCAAAATGCGATCTGCCAAGGAATTAAGCTCGCAGTGCAGCTAAGTTAATGTAATAACTTCGAAAGCGCGTAGACAGTCTTATATATATAGTTCTTCTCCAAGAGCTAATATGTGTGTTTTTGCGTTGGAGCTTCTGTCCTGTCGTCAGCGTTTCATTTGTTGTGCTTGGAAAGTACACCCCGCCAACTGTTAGATCGCCCCCTCCGCGAGTGGAGATGAAGATAAGCTCCCCCTACCCTTACATTTTCAGCCATTAATTGAATATAAAttgtgtggggtttaacgtcccaaatctaCACGTATTGACTATTATGGACGTTGTCGCGAAGGGCTTTGGGTTAATATCGACCGTgcgcgctggcatcgcacaaACGTGCGACATTTGATCGGAACGTGCGGCAGCCGCGGCCGCAGTGCTGGCCGAGGGTCGAACAACAAATAGAGGAGCGTATGGTGGAACCTTTCCAGCGCCTTAAAGAGTACAGACACCTTATTTTCGtggcatgtttttctttttaataatgATTCGGAGAATTCGCAGGAGCCGGATGGTCGGGGCCCCTAGTTCAGGGGTCCACTGGCGGCAGCTGCGGAGGAATGATGCGGAGGATAGTACTATGCATGAATCCCCACGTGGAATTCGCCTACGACCaataaataattaataataaatttttgtcatgctgtttcggtttcaacagcccaCGGATGATTGTGTTGTCAAAGTGTTTGTTTATAGGTCACGCGAGGCATAAACAAAACtacaatataatcactgcttctacatttgttgtcattccgacTGTTGAGGCATACTGCATTTAGCATTGTAGTGAAGCAAAACGACGAATCAGCGATTATATCGCTAATTTGTGATACACATGAACTGTAATGCACAGTGCAGACAACTGATACAGAAAATACACACACAGAATGGGAGCAGTACCACTATCAGTTAGCGCAATATCTGCACTATGAAGGATCAACTATACAGGCCCCGCTCTTATTGGCTGCATGCACACACGGCGTCACAGTCATCGCTATAGCTGGGCTGTTGAAACTCAAATTAACAgcaagagaaagaaattcgatgACAAGTTTAGTGATCATGGGAGAACATCATGTAGTAATCCATGTAAATATAGtaatgtcttacgcatcattCTAACGAAGAAAGCACACGCCCAAAATTTAACCAGCCACAACGGCTTTTAATTAATTGCATATATATCAGCGATATTCATGCATGTCTTTTGCTTCTGCAACTTATCTGTATTTATTTCGGTTTTCTTTACACATATACTTGTTTTCGTTACTGTTAATTGGCAAAAGTAAGAAATATCTTACACAGCAAAGCTAAGTTAAGCGACCACAGAAAGATACACCATTTCAAGGGCCTGTAGTTTATGGACAATCTTAGATGGATGGGGTGGGCGAGGGCTCATTTGGTGTGTGCATGTCTTGTGCATTTTCTGTTGAAAACATGGGGTTAGGCATTCTCTTACTATATGTAACTTTATTGTTGGGGGAGGTGAGAGTGCGCCCTAAATTTCTATTAAAATCCATCCTCGTGTTTCTTGGTTTATTTTACGAAAAGCTTATAGGAAGCGCCTACTTATAGCTTTTCGTGTAAAATGAACGCAGATTTTATGTTTTTCCAGATAAGCTCTTCTAAATGTAAATATCGAGCAAAATTTGAGTTGGGGCATCACGCGTGCAGTTCCTCTATAGGTTCGAATATGGCAACGTGAACTATGTGATCTATATGATCTGGTTCATTGTAGGCGATGCTGATATATATTTACTCAATGGTGTGAAGCTGGCAGTGAATAGTTTGCAGTGCCCTGCATAGCGGCCTGTATGTAGATATAGGCTGGGCGTGGCACTTTGGGCTGTCTGCGAATAAAATTTCATTACCAGCTGGATTACCGAACTAGAAATCATGCCCATCCACCTGGAAACAGTTCGATTCGAACAGGAATCGTATATCTGTGTCCAGAAATCCCTAAAAAAACGTCCGATAGATTAAATGGCTTATTTTGCGGTTTGTTTACACCTGAAAACGTGGCGCGGACTGCCAATATCTTAATTTTGCATACGGGGAGTTGGCATACACGCGCGTCTCAAGACGACCGGTCTTTCTAGACATTTATTCTAGACAATGAAGAAAAATGATAATATCATACCGTACCTGTTAGCTTAAGATCTCAGGAAGAATTAGACTGAACAAATCGTAATATGCTCCTTTGTGTGTAAATCTGACAATATTACAGCGCCACTCATAGAAGCCTAAAATATAGGCTAGGCAGCAAGCCTAGGCGGCGTGTGCGCACTGAGGTTACGCAACTTTTGCACACGTGGTATTTCCAATACTTCATAGTTTGTTTTTGTGGCATTGGTCTCCAGTGTGTAGAGCCAGCGTGTACTTACAGCCATGGAGTACTACGTGTACGTAAAACTCTTAGAGGACGACGTGAAAAAAATCGCAAAGTCGCGCAACGTAAAAGGGTTCCGCCTGGCCGATGTGGACGATTTTAGAGCGGGGGAAATCTACAGCGTTTACTGGGAAGGCGACAAAAAAACAAGCGGAGGCTATTACGACGCCAAAATACTCCACATGTCAGGTAAGTGAACTTTCCTGAAGACCCTGATGAAAGTTTTTTCCTCCCTGTGCCGTGAACTATTGCCGCACAACTTCTTCTGCTCACGTGGGTTCGCTCGGGGCACACGATTCAACACAAAGGGCGCTCCTTCGTCATGTACCGTGTCAACGCTGTTTTCCCTTTCATGTTGTCGAATctgcaccgactagcccaaccACACGTTGTGAGCgttgtttcttgaatatttttcctCCTCTTCTGCTTTCTTTTCACCGCCTGTGTGCTGGTAGTGTAATGCATGTTTGATGTTCGATGTATCAAAATCTATGGCGatttgttttttggggagagGTCAGGACGGTTAGAACTGTTTTATTTTTAGTTCTGTGCGTTTACATACACAGTAAAGCTGTGCAGCATTTGCCTCTCTGGTGTTGTAGTATTACGATGTAAACTGCATAATATCAGCGACTCGTATACGGCATTCTGTGGACTCTTGTTGTGTTCTCATCTTTTTCACACTTTTAAAAATGCTACCTGATCATTGCGAACAGGCTGAACATTAATTATGTGGTCACTTGAAAATACACGCATACGAGTGTTAGACGTAGCATCATGAGTGTTGTTGTGGCCTGGTCATTACTACAACATCGGTTGATTTTCTAAAGGTGCAACTTCATCAGTATAGAAACAACAGTGTTCATTCAAATTTGTTTAAGAGTCCAAAGAAGAAATGGACGCATTTATTGCAGATAAAGCGCAGCGTGCAAAGCTGAAGCGCCAGGGACCACCAGAAAATGTGTGTATGGACAGTTGCATGCTCCATTCAGTACTTTCATGTTGGCAGTATGTATAGGAGGTGTTCACTTGGCGTCATCCGCAATGGGAGCTAGTGGCCGGCGCGGCGTTCGCCATGTTTGGGGCCGCGCGTGCGGTCaccgcacccaggcgcagcatttaactCGCTGGTTATGTGATATGTGCTTGTATTGGCGTCTTGCCAGAGATAATTTCTGTCCGACTGGTAACACCATGTGACTAAGTGGGTACTTCGTGAACTGTGCGTAACAGAAAGGAGCGGGCACGCTAAAAAGTTTCTACGctgtgaaaacgtcgacccgtaggaatgcGGAGGTGCTGGCGTGCCGTGCGACGTATAGGACTGTTGCTGCGCAATGAATTCACTGACATCGAGGCCTACCTTGTGCACGGCTTAAGTTTACCGACAGGTCAAAGCATTAAAGCATACAAATCTAGAGGATGCAATTGCTTAGCAAGTGGGCGAGCTCAAGAGCCGTGCAGAGGGAGCCGACGGCTGTAGCGCGGCTTTTGGAGAGGAGAGTAATAATGACGTCTGTTTGGTTAGCCACGCTAACTTGTCTCTATCTGCCGAAAGTGATGCGTTACTACAAAATGTAGCAGAATCGCTGCACATCGCATTGATGCGAACCGGcctagattccaggtcttgtgcattCGAAGCAGTGCTACGCTGCTACATCCAAAACTGCAAAACCTTCTCGTTAGGTCTGCCGCTCGTGTTGCAAGCGCATGACAGGATTTTCTCGACCGTTCTGTtgcgtaaataaagcagctgtgACGCTTTGCCTTTACGCTGAAACCCCGTCTATGAAGCTTCCGTAGCTCGCGCACTGCAGCCTCTGGAAAGATGAGTTTCTGAGGCGCCAGTTTCGGAATCTGGGTAATTAATATTTTGCTGTTCATCAACGATGTGACCTGCATGAGGAGGTGACAGTTATCAACTGATAATAAAAGGTGCAAGTCATGAACATTCTTGCGTGCAGTGCAGCtggccagttttgctgccgagttgtgACAGGCGCCGCTTGGTTGTGTCGTGGCACAGAAGAATTCTGCTGCAGTCTTCAAACACAATATGTGTTCCACAAAGAAAAAtggacgttgacgcatttaaccACGTGCAGAGGGGTTATGGATCAATAACAATTCAGGCCGggtacctcacggcgtaccgCGACACAGCGCGAACTGGCGTGAAACGACCGCTAACATGACGCGCTTACCATGACGACGCTCGTGCCGtttggtagcgcggcctcagtgaatacctcctatacatAGGTTTCAGCGATGTCTTGGGCGCCACAATGGAGCCCAAGGCTGAGCTGCAATAGAGATTGGGCAGGTAATGAAAAATGGATTATAAAAATGTGCAGGTTTCTGACATTGTCCTTGTGTTGCATGTGGCttaaacttgagagtgttcagcagtgCGAATCCCAGCTCTAGCAGTGGATGTGCAACGTCctgtaggtgtaacgttaaaagacagaGAGTAGTGTGGATCGGGAACAAACGCGACTATGGTGTTCTAGTTTAAATGATGAAGAATTGAGCAATACTTATTGTGTGGACGACAGGCGATGAGTGGTACATTGCTACTTATGAAATAGATTCCAAGTAAAGATAAACATTGCAGATGAGACCAGCAAATATTTGGGAGAGGATGGATGCAGCTGGTAGTACTAAATTGGAGGTCAGTGGGCAGTGCCTTTAACCTGCTTTGAACATAAGCAGGATGATGAAGTTGACCGCCAGAAATAACAGAATTTCACTTCTCTTTGTTGAACATTACACACAAGCACTAATTGGTAGCTAGCTATCTTGCCATAAATGCTCCTCCCGCTGTGCTGTGCGTCTTGGGTTGCTGTTCCTCATTTCAAGAGGCCTGTGTCAGTTTGGCAATGGATAAAATTGTCTATATTGCATGTCTCCGTAACAAAAGAATAATCTAATTATTCATTTGGCATTCTTCAAGGCTGAGGGCAATAATTGCAGCATAAATTGTATTaaatgcagctgctgctgtaCTAGACTAACTTGTGTTTTAATCCCTACTAGGTGAACAGCAACCTTGTGTGTTGCCGTCCTTGCATGCAGATATGCAGGCTTTTCAAGGAGCCGCCACATCGGTGATGTCATCACAAGAAGCGGACTTTGCACCAGTGCCTGCTGGAATGCCTGCAGCAGGACCACTGTCGTTCTTGTGTGTGGACATGCCTACGGCTTTTCAAGGAGCAGTGCCTGCTGGAACATTAGCAGGACCACAACCAGCCCAGGGTGTTTGCACGGTGACAGAGAGTGGAAAGGTGAAAGCACCTAAATTTGCTGTCTTGTGAAATGTGGCTTTGAGAACTGCTTGTTGTTTCATCTGTGGGAGTAGTATAGTCACCAGTGTTCAATGTTTACCAAGTTGATACTGGTCCATGCTGACTATAGCAGCACAAATAATACTGCGTGACTTAAAAGCAGCAGATGGCACCAGCATTCACTTGCACATAGAAATTTTTATTCAAGGAACAAaggttataaaaaaaaaagtaaaacaaacaGGAAAAAGTCACAAGCCGAACTGAGCAGCATTTGTCCTGCTGCAAGAATTCACTGGGTGCTCATAAAGGAAGTTTCTAGTCCACAGGCAATTGCTCAAAGAAACAAAATCTAAAATGAAACAAACTAAAGAACCAAACGGTGTCTTTGGGGGTGAGGGCAGCGCTTGCGGTAGGGCAGAGAGTTTGAGGAACTCTGGCACAAGGAGAGAGTAGGTGGTTTTTGAGGAGGTGGGAGTTCATGTGCCGGTCCACCACATCGGGTACTGCTGACATTTTGATGCCTCTAAAAACACTATGGGATGCTGGATAACAGCTGTTGTGGTGgatcagtggctttggcattcagcTGCTGGTCTCAAAGATGCAGGTGGAATCCCAGCCACATCAGCTTTATTTTGATGGAgccaaaatacaaaaatacctgcgtgctgtgcgatatcagtgcacattaatgtgAACTAGTTCatggcagtgcaaaaaaaaactaccgTAGTCGTGCAGGGAGAGTTCAGCAGTGCAGGAGCGGTGCAGCACTGCTTCCAAACAAATGAAATCCAAAGTGCAGAGTTCATGCAAAATATTGCCTCTGGCTTGCTGTCATGGTTTCTAAGGTATTTCAATTCTCTGTATACAGTTTTGTTCGCtgctttattgaaaaaaaaaagataagaacTGCAGCTTACTGGCAACGACCATAGAGGAATTTTGATTGCAAGTGTCTTTTCCGTCTCTTGCATGGCATCCACACTCTTGTCGGTGCCTTTGAAATGATGTTTTTCTCACATTTCATGTCGTTACCTGCTACCACATGTCATTATCTACTGCCTTGGGGCCCAGTGCAGAGCATTTGGTGGCTTACTGCTTTGGTGTGTCGGTTTCGTTCATGCGTACTTGCACTCAGTGAGTCTGTCATCTGTTGCCGTGATAGTTTTGCTGAACTGGGTCTGTGCGGCATTTGCACTTGATTGAAAAGAACGGTACGTTGCCAAGGTCGAAGTGGCAAAAGGCGACTTGCAACAACAAGGGAACTAGTTCAAACAGTGCGGGTGAATCGAACGGACGTTATATCTGGTGCCTAGATGCCTTTATGTTGGCTACACAAGTGCGGCCCTTACTCGCATATGTACTGTATTGGATACTCTTTCACGGGTATTGAATGACTTCTTCGGTACATATTTTGTTCGATTTCACTTGAAATTCTTTGCAAGTGGGTGTCTGATATTTCTTTGTCTGCTTTTCAGCTGTGCACCCTTCCACAGCATTGTCATGCATGAACAGTATAGatgcttcacaatttttttcaaattAGGCTAGTTGGTATAGCGCACATAATATTGACTGCACAGGTAAGGACAGAGAAGTGGAAGTGCTTTTGCTATTCACTTCTGTACTTTGTCTTTACCGGTGCTTTTAAAATTCATTCAGCTATATGCGTTTTATTTTCGTGGTTTAATGACAGATATATGGGACTAGTTTTGGCTAGGCTTAAAGGGAGAAGCTGgtattagaaaaaaaagttttgttaatgaagtcacaataacGAATTTTTCAAGAGAGATGTATTTTTGTgagctgatttcaaatatgtaatttaatttcatgtaaaacaattccttCAGTGCGTATATAATTTTTATGCATGTATTTTGTTATCAGCTTACAAAAAATTTTGCTGCGGGAAATTTTCTGATATGTGCCATTGGATTTTCTTGGTAACGAggactgcaataaaggaaaaatcaTTTTCCTGCCTACCATAGAACTTAagttatagggtattgaagctgccgtttcagaaatgcgaagaaaagtgtgtcctcctgtttctgaagtggcagcttcagtatcctataactcaagttctatgatagcCAGGATGACAATTTTaaccttattgcattccttggtgcCAAGAGAACCCAGTGGCATACATTTCAGTGAGTGTCccacagcaaattttcttcaacGCACTTTGCAAAATACTTGCATAAAAGTTACTTAAGTTCTCATGAAAttgttttacataaaattaaatAACACATTTAGAATCAGCGTGCAAAACTACATTTTCCATAAAGATTTAATAATTATGACTACAttattaaatatttgttttcaagACCGTGCTCTCCACTTAAACAGTTGCATGTTTATTTCTTGCCTCTCATGCAGTTACTTTATAGGTTCAATTTGGTCTGCAAAGTACCCCATATAGTATTAATGATCACTAAAAGTTTTCCATGTGAAATTTACATGTTCTTAGTGCTGCTTTCAAAACATGCACTGGTAGCTAAAACATCACTGACATGTTAGGTGTCAGTGCAGGTTGTGCAGCAGCAGTGCCTGTGTTGTAGCCACGTGCCCCATAATGATAGCAACAGGAGAGGCATGTGCATAAATCATGCGAGGCCAGCTCAGTATTAGACAGAAACTAGTCTTTGAAGGTGGTCTTCCACCGTGAAGGGCATCTGGTTGCTTTGGAAGCACATATTTTGTGACCGTTAAACTCTTACAAGGGGCGCATATCGTGTGAAATAAGCACAAACAACAGTGCTTTTTTCATGTGCTATTCTTATTTTTTAGCATTTGTTATTGCACGCACACAAAATTCTGCTAAG
Coding sequences within it:
- the LOC144094059 gene encoding uncharacterized protein LOC144094059 — protein: MEYYVYVKLLEDDVKKIAKSRNVKGFRLADVDDFRAGEIYSVYWEGDKKTSGGYYDAKILHMSESKEEMDAFIADKAQRAKLKRQGPPENICRLFKEPPHR